GTGACAGGTTTAAATTCAATAGATTAAAATATAAGACAGCTATAGGATAAATCCTATAGCTGTCTTATTATCATTTAAATGATAACAACTCATCCTTCCTCTTATCCTGAAGATAAACGATCTTAAATTGTGATCTATCCTTTGCTCTTTGATACTCTTGATAACCCAAATTACAGCAATCTTCACAAAGGTTATGAGGGATAATAATAGCTCTAATCTTCCCATGTGAAGAAGGCCTAGCTACAGAGTCTATTATCATTAGCCCTGCACAGTCAGCACAGATTTTAATCTTAACCTCTTGATTTTCTGTAATATTAGCAGTATCATAATAGATATTTCGCTTAGTAGTATAATAATCTTTAGAATTAAACTTCTTTTGGATATCAACTTTGTCTTTATTCTCCCAAGCTTTAAGTAGTTTTTCCACATCTTTTTTGATAGTATCAGTGATCTTTGGTGATTGTTTTTTGATAGAAGGGTGATAATCAGGTTCTTTAATCTGACTATAATCTAAGCCTGCCATAGCTAAGATTATCCCCACATTGACATAAGGGAGAGCTGCTTCAATCGAATAACCCCCCTGTAAAATAGCTAGATCAGGGTCCAACTTAGCATTTAACTCTGCATAACCCTGAGCAGAAATACTCATATTTGTCAAAGGATCACTATAGTGATTATCTTGACCTGCTGCATTAATTACCAAATCCGGCTTAAAATCATCAAGAATAGGTAAGATCAAATTATCAAGGGAATATAATAGACCTTCATCGGTGGTATTAGGTGGTAGAGGTAAATTTATCGTTCTACCATAAGCACCTGGTCCACCTAAATCATCTACAAATCCTGTCCCAGGATATAAAGTTCTTCCATCTTGATGTAAAGAGATATGTAAGACATTAGGGTCATTATAATAGATATTCTGAGTTCCATCAGCATGGTGGGCATCTGTATCAACAAAGGCAATCTTTAAATCACTACCATATCTCTGCCTTAAATGTTCAACCATGATTGCTTCATTATTAATAGTACAAAAACCTCTAGCACCATGTACCACTTGAAAAGCATGGTGCCCTGGTGGTCTAATAATAGCAAAAGCTTTGTCTACCTCACCTTCCATCACCAACTCTCCTGCTTTAATAGCTCCTCCTGCTGAAATCAGATGGGGCATAGTCACGATATTATCTATATCTGGAACACAGATATGAGTTCTCTCTACATCTTCTTTGCTAGCAATAATAGGATTATACTCTCTAATTCCTCCAATATCCAAAATCCCTTCTTCTAAAATCTGATCTTTTGTATATAACAATCTCTCTTCCCTTTCAGGATGAGTAGGTGAGATAGCCCAATCAAAGGCAGGAAAGAAGATCAGTCCTAGCTTCTTCTTAGCATTAATTCTCATCAAATCCCTCCCAATTCAATCTTTCTTTTAAGCCAGGTTTAATTTGAGCTGTAACTTCAATAACCTGACCAATTGTACTAAAACCACGCACCAGATTAAAGGATTGAGCATTGATAATTTCAATTGGAACTTTAGTGTTGGCATTTTTCCCAAGTTCTCCCTTAACCCTCTCTTTAGCTTGATCCAAGCTGAAGTTAGTATCAACTTTACCCCTTATTTCTAACTCTGGAATATAGTAATATCCTTGAGAAGTATCAGCATATAAGGTACATTTTTGAGTAATTTGAGCTAAGGCTGCTCCAATAGCATTAGCTACTTGTGAATCTTTAGGTAGGTGATAATCAAGTTTTAGCTTACTAGATAACTTTTCTGCTAAAGCCTCAGCTGGTCCACCAATAATAACTAAATTATCTGGCTCTATCTGAGTAGAACTCAATAATTCATTGATAGTATAAACTGGCTGACTATTGAGTTGTTTTAAAATCTCCTCAACCTTTGAGTTTATCTTCTGACAAAATCTATCTAAAATCAATTCTGCAGTCTCCCTTAGTGGTAAGTTCAGCTCTTGAGCCAAGGGCTCTAAACTCTCTTTAGCCAGCCTTTTATCACCAATCTCACTTAACTCTAATAGTACTAGAGCATCTGTAGGAGTAGGAGCAGGTCCTCCTAGACAAGCAGCAGGTCCCTTTCTTACTGGTCCAATCTTTATATCATTATCTACTATTTGAACTAAACTATCCCCTCCACAAGGAATCGATTGATTAAATAGTCCCCTAATTAAGGTTCTATAATTATTGATCTCTATCCCATCTGGATTAAACAAGGGAACACCCTCAATAAATATAGAGATATCCGTCGTTGTCCCACCAATATCTAAACCAACAGTAGTACCTGTTAACTTACTTAAACTTAAAATTCCCATAATACTAGCAGCAGGACCTGAGTTAACACTCTCAATTGGAACTTTAGTAGATTCACTCAAAGGCATAGTTCCCCCATCAGCTTTTAAAATATAAATCTCTTCTTTAAGCCCCAACTCATCTAGCCCAGCTTTTATCTCTCTAACAAACTCTTTATAATGTCCTTGAATAATGCTATTTAAATATGTAGTTGCTACACGGCGAGAATAATTTAAACTCCCTGATAATCTATGTCCTAGACTAATCTCTACTTGAGGATACTTCTCTTTAATTAAATCTTTAACTTGTAGCTCCTGTTTAGGATTGCGATTAGAGAATTTACCACAGATTCCAATCTGCTTAACTCCTTCTTTAATTAACTCTGAAACTATAGTCTCTATTTCTTGCAAATTAAGCTTTTCAACCTCTCTACCTCTGTGATCAATAGAGCCAGAGATAATTTTAGTATAGGGACTATAACTATAGTATGTGGGATTTAGTCCAGGTCCAGGGATTAAAATTAATCCTATTTTAGGATAATTCTCTTCACTAATCAAGTTAGTTGCTAAAGTTGTACTTAGCACAATACTATCGATTCTTTTACTATCTATATCTGCAATCAGGTTCTGGCAACTAGTTAAAATTGTTCCAGTGAGATTATTATGATTAGTGGTAATCTTACTAGTCTTAAGTATATCTTGCTTATCAATTAAAATTCCATCAGTATGGGTTCCCCCAATATCAATACCTAACTTCACTTAAAGTCACCTCCATAATAATTTAACAAAGATATAATAAAAATAATGCTGATTCTAATATTAGAATCAGCATTATTTTTATTATATCTATTAATCAGGATAACCTATTAACTGTAAATTTGCAAATCTTACATTAATGATATAGATTATAATTCAAGATGATTATATTGATAGTAAATGTTACAGCTTCCTTCCTCTAATACCATACAAGGACCCTTGGGATCTAATGGATTGCAGTCTTTAGCAAATAATCTACAATCAATAGGTCTTTTCTTCCCTTTTAGGATATCTTCACAGATACAAGGTGACTGCTGCTTTTTGTTTATTCTCTTAATTCTAAATTTCTGCTTAACATCAAAGCTAATATATCCCTTCTTTAATTTTAATCCACTCCCTTGTATCCGCTCTAATCTATACCAATTAATCTCATTAATCTCAAAGATATTATGAATAGTAGCTATTACCTTTAAATTCCCTTGAGCCTTGACTATACTACTATATAAATTCTTCACTTTATTAATCCCCTTTTTTATCATTTTTAACACCTTATATAAAGCCATAATAATATCAAACCTTTCATTACCAGCAATTACTGCTAGTATATTTATTAAATATAAAGCTAAAGGCACCTACCTTTAAAAAACTACCTTATCCTTAAGATTTCCTTCAACATCAAGTACATGGGTAGCACAGGACATACAAGGATCAAAGGAACGGATAATCCTACCTAAGATAGTGTATAGATCTCCAGGATAACGTAGCTTAGTTCCTACCATCGCATTTTCAACAGGTCCTAAATTCCCATAGGCATCTTTAGGCGAGAAATTCCAAACTGTGGGAGTAATAATATTATACTTAATTATCTCTTTATCACTAATTTTGGCACTATGGAGTAAGCCTCCCCTCATAGCATCATTAGTAGCTATTACTTCATCTTTTATTGGCTTCTTGTTCTGCTTGATGGGTGCTTTATTACTAGGCTTTAATTTCAATAACCACTCCTCCATCAATTCAGTAATTAATAAGGTCTCTAAAGCTCTGGCCATAATTCTATCCATTGTAGAGATCCCGCCTTTATAGAGTCCATTAATGATTAATCTAGCCAAAGGACCAGTCTCAAACTGCTCTCCTCCATACTTGACCGTCTTAATCCAGCTGTAGGCACTCTCCTTTAAGGGCTTAGGCTCTAACTCTCCATCATAGTTATTATCGACCTCCCCTTCAAACCATGAGTTAACAATCCCTTCATTGATTAAATCAATATCTATCTCAGTTAACTGGTTACCCTTAAGAGCTCCACCCTTCCAAAGATACTTCTCATTCCTCTCACCAAACCTCCATAGTCCAAAAGATAATAGACGACAGGGGGTTACCCCTACCTCAAAATAATCGCTATAAACTCTAGAGATTAATTTAACATCTGCTAGCATGGTTTCACTGACAAAGTAATGAACCTTAGCAAGTAGAGCTAAGGCTGTATTAATCTTATCAATTGTTGGAGCTACAGCCACTCCTCCATGTAGAAAACTATGCTGGTGAGGAGCCTTTCCACCAAATAAGGCTAAAATCTGATGGCTTTGCTGGGCCGCCTTGATTGATTCAAAATAATTTGCTACCAATCTTTGATTATCACTAGGACTTAAACGAGCATCAAGGAGGTTCTGCCCATGAAAAGGAGGTCGATTGGGCATCTTTACATAATCAGGGAGACTAAATAGATAAAACTGTCTAATATGATTTTGCAAAAAATCTGCTCCATACATAATATTCCTTAGGTATTGAGCATTCTCGGAAATCCGATTTCCATATAGCTCATCTAATAGGTAGCTTCCAATAGCCCCATGAGCTAAAGAACAGATTCCACAGACCCGCTGAGTCATATACACAGCATCAGTGACCTTTCTACTTTTCATAATCCATTCAAAACCTCTAAACATTGTACTACTAGCATCTGCATCTATCACTTGATTTCTATCAATGGTTACCTTGACCGATAAGATACCACTTAAGCGAGTAACAGGGCTGAAAACTATCTTCTTCCTACTCACCTTCTCCACCTCGCTGACCTCTTTTTCCAAGTTCTTCATTTCTCTTCTCAGGTAGAGGTGTAAAAAAAGGTGTTGAACCATCGGGAAAGTCTGGGTTGGTACATCCAATACAAGGAGTATTAGCCTCTATTGGCCAGCTTTCATTAATCCATTGGCGATAAGGGCAATCGGCATAGGTCTTTGGTCCCACACAACCTTGACTGAACATACATTCAATATCACCTAAAGATTCAGCAAAATTGCCTCGATCAAAATAGGATCGTCGCTGACAATGGCGATGAATCGTATATCCATAAAATAAGGTCGGTCTCCCCAATTCATCTACCTCTGGTTGACCATACATCAATAGATGGGCTAAAGTCCCCACAAACCACTCTGCATTAACTGGACAACCACTCACCTTAATTATCTCTCTATCTAATACCTCACTAACTGCGACACCACCAGTAATATTAGGTTTAGCTGCTGATGGTCCTCCAAAGCTAGCACAAGTTCCTATTGTTACCACATACTTTGCCAATCCTCCTAACCATTTAACTACTTCCAAAGCAGTAATCTTTTCTCTTTCAGTTTCAATAACTATATTATATAAACCATTAGCTTTAGTAGGAATTGCCCCTTCTACTACTAAAGTAAACTCCCCTTTCTGATATCTAGCAACTCTATTTAAAATATCTACAGCATCTCTTCCCTGTGCTGCCATAAAGGTATTACTATATAGCAAATCAATCATCTCATCAAAGACTTGCCCTAAATATGGGTAGCTAGTATTCATAAAAGAAATATTATTATCACCACTATCACTAGTTTCTAACCACAGCACAGGTAATTTATCATTATCTTTAGCTCTATAACCTTTAACAGAGGATAGGATATGCTGACTAAGTCCATAGTCTTGATTATCTCTTAATCGATAACACTCCTTAACAAACTGCTCTCTTCTCATATTCTCACCCTTTAAAATATATCTTTAGCTAATAATATGTTTTAATTAGCATAAATATTAAATATGAACAATTCAAAATATAAGGTTTTAATAGTTGCTATGGGAAATTTAATCATGTCTGATGATGGTGTAGGAATACATGTGCTTAGGGAGTTGCAAAAAGGAAATTTAGCGGAAGATATATTACTCTTAGAAGTAGGTACTTCACCACTTAATTATCTAGAAGAGATAAGCCAATCAGAAAAGGTAATTATAATCGATGCTATGAGAGGAGGTGCCACAGCTGGGAGTATCTATCGCTTAACAGAGGATAATATTAAATTTAATAGTAATAATACTAGAGATTTTCATGGATATACTTTATTAAATGTAGTTGAGTTGGCTAGAGAGCTAACAGATTTACCTATAAATTTGATTATCTATGGAGTAGAACCTAAAAGTTTAGACTTAGGTGAAAAACTATCCCCAGATATAAAGAAATCAATCCCCACTTTAATCAATCTAATAATAAAAGAGGCTAGGGAACTTTAGCCCGTAGCCTCTTTTATTATTAGATTTTACCCTATAGCCTCAGCCTTCTTTAATTCTGCTAACTTTCTATCAATCATAAATAGAACCTCTTTAGCATCCTTTTGCTTAGTTACATCATATCTATCAGCATCAATGACAAGTATCTCTGATGCATCATAGTGATTAAATACCCAGTCATCATACTTTGAATGTAGATTTCTCATATAATCCTCCAACTCTGGATTATGGTCAAATTGTTCAAAATCTCGTCCCCGTTTCTGAATTCTATCTTCTATTGTTTTAAAGGATGCTTGTAAATATATAAATAAATCCGGGGATTTTTTAGGCATATCTTCTAACTCTTCCATCATATTATTTAACAAATCGATATAACAGTCAAATTCTGCCTCACTCATATTCCCTTCTTCATAATTAATTCTAGCAAATAGCGCATCTTCATAGATACTACGATCTAATACATTATTTCTATCAATTAAAGCCTCTTTAATTGATTTAAACCTCTTATTTAGAAAATAAATCTGTAAAGCAAAAGCCCACCTCTTCTTATTATGATAAAATTTGTCCAATAAAGGGTTGTCATCTACACTCTCATAAAAAACATTACTATCCAAATGATCAGCTATCATCTCTGCATATGTTGTCTTTCCTACTCCTATCATTCCACCTAGTACAATCACATAATTTCCCCCTTCAATCATTTCCTACAGCCCCTTCTACATCTAAAACTATTGACTTAAGTTAATAGTCTTTATAAGTATCCTTATTCCCTTTTATCCAACTTTAATCTTAAGTTAATCAATCCCTAAACAAATAAAAATCCCTTATATCAAGGGATAATTTATAATAATTTAGTTGGAAATCCATTTAAATACCAAATCATCTGTGTTCTTAGTAAATATTTTTAGTATTTCTCAATTTTTGATATTTAGTAATAACAGATATCTTCTTTCCTCTAATACTATATTACATTATAACAAAAAATTCAACAAAAATAAAAAAGAGAGGAAAGAAAGATACCCTCAATTTAATAAAATATTAGTATAGAATAACAACTGACAGATAACTAATAGGAACCTTTTTTCGTCACTTATTACTCATTCATATCTCAATATCTATCAAAGATTAGCAAAAACACTCAATTTTCTTGGTTCTAAAGATATCTCCAAAGGTAAATGAGGACCCTTCTCACCATCAACATCAGAAAAGTGGGGATCATAGGTACTATCGGTACATTCAACCTTAAAGTAATTATCCTGTAAATAGATAATATTCTTATCATTTAAATGCTCACCTTGGAGTATCTTAACAAATAAAGCTGCAATCTCATGTAAAGGTCTTGCTTTAACAGCTACAAACTCTAAAAGTCCATCATCTATGGTAGCCATAGGGGCTAGCTTATTAAACCCTCCTGCACCTTGACTATTTAAGATTAAAAATAGATAGACCTCTTCTTCTATTTTCTCTTCTTTAGTAGTAATCTTCAGAGGAATGGGCTTTAATTTAGGCAATTGCTCAATACCCTTTAAGTAATAAGCCATCTTACCAAGGGTATTCTTAAATTTTCTATCAATCTCATGGGAGACAGTTGATAGTAGACCTCCTGCACAGACATTGATAAAGTATCTATCATTTACCTTTCCTATATCTACTTCTTTGATATTCCCTTTCAGTATAGTATCAAAACATTCCCTAAATTCAAAGGGCATATTCAAATGAGCTGCAAAATCATTTGCAGTCCCAGCAGGCACAATCCCTAATGGAATATCTATATTATCCTCTAGCATCTTATTAATTACCTCATTGACAGTGCCATCACCACCAGCAGCTACTATAGTATCATATTCATCTTCAACAATATTCTCTAAACCTATAGGGATATCCCCTGGTTTTAAACTTCTAAATACATTTACCTCATACCCTGCTCTTTGAAATCTATCGATAAAATCATCTAAAAAATTAGGAAACCTCCTATTCCCTGACATAGGATTATAAAGTAATTTAACCTTCTTCATAACTTAACAGCCACCACCTTACCTTATAATATTAATATTATATTTATTACTAAAGTTCTTAGACTAGATAATCCTCTTTAATAAAATAACTTCTTTTTATAACTATAAATGGGATTAACCATCGACTCTATCTTAATATTCTCTAGAAGCTAAAATATTCCTCTAAGACAATCATCCTAATTCTCTTTAAAATTATCACAATTATCTTAACCTCTAAATAGTTTACCAAAACAAAAGGGGATTATCGATTCTAGATTAAAATTTAAAGAGTTCTATTATTTTTTGAGAATACCTGCTTCATTCAAATATATGAGAACTTAATAAAATAAATATTTCTCTTAACAAAAGCCATCATAACCAGAAAGGTATCTCTGGTTATGATGGCTAATTATCACTTTCTAAGCTTTAATCATAATAAATTATACTTTCTTAAAACCTCATTATTTATATTCTTCTCAACAGCAAGTAATGATTTAGAATGTAGCTCTAATAGATAATCTATTAACTTCTGCTGTTCTTTCTCTGAGATTATTTCCTCATTTCCTTGCTCCTTACTCTTAATCCAATAAAGAGAATCATATAGATTATCAAAAATAGGAAACCTCCCCTTATCTGGGAGATTAAAGTTAGAATTAAGCTCAAGGTTAACTACTACATTGTAGATTCTAATCTTTTTATCAAAAATAAGGTTGTAGACTAATTCCTCTACTGCTTCTACATTACCTTGATTGCTTTTATATGGATTGAAAATCCTTTTATCTTTACCAAAGTTCCAATACTCCATACCAACCATCCCACCTATTATCCCTGAAGCTTTCATAATCTTAATTACATAAATATGATTTAAACCAAAGATAATAGTATCAATCTGTTGTAAGTAATTATCACTACAGGGTAGGTAAACATTATTCAAGACTTTAAACTTATCATTGCCCAATATATCCATTAAATTTTCTTTAAACCTTTTATCTAATTTATCTTCCCTCTCTTTAAACTCTACATTCTTATGATATGTATGATACTTATATACCTTAGGTCCTATAACCCATAAAGCAACTATAAATAACAACATAAATGAAATAGCCCCATATAATGAATAATTATAATAAGGGGTATACCTGTAATAATAATCTGCTATAGCCACTGAACCCAATGACATTAATATAACTCCAATCAAAAATTTTCTAAGCCTTCTTTTCTTTCCAATCACTTGATTGACCTTGTTAAAATAATCAGTCTGATTATCCTGCTTTTTATCCTTGATTAATATAGCCATACTTCTCCTCCTACAAAACTCTTCTTAATTACCCTTATGAAATCTAAGTAATTAAATTGATAATTTTTTAATTTTTAATATCAAATTATATCTATTGATAGTATATATCAAATGTTCTAGAATAATCAAGCCAAAACTATTAATAAAAAAACCTTCGATTCTTAAGAATCGAAGGTAGAGATTGTGAGTTCTATTATACTAAACTTTGCCCATGGACTATAGTATAAGTCCAGTTCTTCCCATTATTGTTATCCCAATTATCGGCACAATCCTTAAAGCAGAAATTAAACTTCTCAAACTCTGCTGGAACTTCTAATTCTGCTGTCCAAGCACCTTTACTATAATTCATCTCTATATCATTTATATCTTCCCAAATACCTCCCTGCCTAGTAAGACCAGCATGTAAATAAAGCTGATTGGCACCACTTTTAGCAAGTAATCCATTATAATCTATGCTCACTCTCTGCCCTGCCCTAACAGGAAATGGCTCAATTTTTATCTCTTCCACTAAAAATCCCCCTTTAGATTTATTCACTTTTTAATTTATCTAATTCCAAACTCAATTAATAAGATGTAAATCTTACTATAAACTCTTAATTACTATTAATTTAAAAGATATTATAGCTCCAATTATAACCATTATTGTTGTCCCAATTATCTGCAGAGTCCTTAAAACAGAAGTCGAAGGTCTCCCCTTCTTGAACTTGTAAATTAGCTGTCCAAATACCAGATCGATTCTCCATCTTAATATCAGAAATATTACTCCATTGGTGTTGCTTAGCTACGCCAGCATGAAGATAGATCTCTTCTGCACCACTTTTAGCAAGTAAACCACTATAGGTTACTTTTACTATATCTCCTGCACTGATTGGTTGTGGATCTACTCTAACTTCCATCTAGATGCCTCCTTTTTAATTACTAGTAAATTACTTTAATTTAAGCTTAATTCTCTCTTAATAGTCTTAAGCAAAATCCTTCGATTCTAAGAACCAAAGGATAACCTAAGCTATTAATTATATGATTGTATAACTCCAATTACGCCCATTATTATTATCCCAATTATCAGCAGAATCTTTAAAGCAGAACTTTAATTTTACAGGCTCTTTTAACTCTACATTAACTACCCAGTCATTCTCTTCTTTATTCATCTTGATATTCTGTACATTGGTCCAATCATATTCATAGGCAAGTCCAGTATGGAGATAGACCTGATCTGCTCCACTTTTAGCTAGTAATCCATTATAACGTACCTCTATTACATCTCCATTATGCATTGGTAAGGGTCTAACTCTTACTTCATCCACTACTGCATCCCCTCCTTAATTATTATCACAGTTTTAATTTATGTATTTTTCATTATTTTTATAATGATTTTTAGTATTTATTTTATTTATTGCTATTATTCCATTAAATTTATTGATTTATTTTTGGTAATTTTTTTTAACATTTTATTTCTATAGTAAAGAATTATATCAGTTACTACCATCAAAGTATTGATTAGATAGAGATAAACCACTGAATCAAAACTATAAAGTAGCTTATGTACTATTCCTGATAAATATCCAACAAAAATGATATATAAAAATACTACACTCTTTCCTGAATTAGCTTTTGATTTATAAGACTTGTAAATAGATACTCTCCAAAAGCTAGTAACATTATAACTTCAAAGATACTCACTTTTCTCTTCCTTCTTTATTATTTTTAGCTTAAACTTAATCTGATATCCATTTTTTATTATATATCTATAGTTATACAATTACCAGAATAATAAAATAAGGGGCTTAGACAGTTGTCTAAGCCCCTTATCAAAAGAATTAATAAATCTTATTTAAATATCTTATAACTCCAGTTATCCCCATTATTATTATCCCAATGCTCAGCAGAATCCTTAAAACAGAAGTTCAATCTATTATCATGATCTTCTACTCTAATATCTGCTATCCAATTACCTTCATTATGTTTCATAGCGATATCTGTTACATAATTCCATTTGTCACCATAACCCAATCCAGCATGTAAGTAAATTTGTTCAGTATCAGCTGTATTGAGTACTCCATTATATTTAACTCTGATTTTATTTCCATTATTACTAGGTAAAGGATGTACTATTATACCCATAATGTTCCTCCTTATTATTCTGCTTTTCTTCTTAATTTGTACTAATTTGTAATATTTATTATTGAGATAATAGATAGATAATACGACACTTTTTTAGTTAAAAATTAAGTTCAAAACCTCACACCTCACCCCTTAATCCCCCTACGAGTAATACAGTTCAATTACTCTTCGTACACAACCAGTCTCTCCTTAATTAATGAAAGGGGAAACTCTTTCTCTTTTACTTTTCTCCCTTCTCCTAAGAGTAGGA
The genomic region above belongs to Orenia metallireducens and contains:
- a CDS encoding histone deacetylase family protein — encoded protein: MRINAKKKLGLIFFPAFDWAISPTHPEREERLLYTKDQILEEGILDIGGIREYNPIIASKEDVERTHICVPDIDNIVTMPHLISAGGAIKAGELVMEGEVDKAFAIIRPPGHHAFQVVHGARGFCTINNEAIMVEHLRQRYGSDLKIAFVDTDAHHADGTQNIYYNDPNVLHISLHQDGRTLYPGTGFVDDLGGPGAYGRTINLPLPPNTTDEGLLYSLDNLILPILDDFKPDLVINAAGQDNHYSDPLTNMSISAQGYAELNAKLDPDLAILQGGYSIEAALPYVNVGIILAMAGLDYSQIKEPDYHPSIKKQSPKITDTIKKDVEKLLKAWENKDKVDIQKKFNSKDYYTTKRNIYYDTANITENQEVKIKICADCAGLMIIDSVARPSSHGKIRAIIIPHNLCEDCCNLGYQEYQRAKDRSQFKIVYLQDKRKDELLSFK
- a CDS encoding hydantoinase/oxoprolinase family protein, whose product is MKLGIDIGGTHTDGILIDKQDILKTSKITTNHNNLTGTILTSCQNLIADIDSKRIDSIVLSTTLATNLISEENYPKIGLILIPGPGLNPTYYSYSPYTKIISGSIDHRGREVEKLNLQEIETIVSELIKEGVKQIGICGKFSNRNPKQELQVKDLIKEKYPQVEISLGHRLSGSLNYSRRVATTYLNSIIQGHYKEFVREIKAGLDELGLKEEIYILKADGGTMPLSESTKVPIESVNSGPAASIMGILSLSKLTGTTVGLDIGGTTTDISIFIEGVPLFNPDGIEINNYRTLIRGLFNQSIPCGGDSLVQIVDNDIKIGPVRKGPAACLGGPAPTPTDALVLLELSEIGDKRLAKESLEPLAQELNLPLRETAELILDRFCQKINSKVEEILKQLNSQPVYTINELLSSTQIEPDNLVIIGGPAEALAEKLSSKLKLDYHLPKDSQVANAIGAALAQITQKCTLYADTSQGYYYIPELEIRGKVDTNFSLDQAKERVKGELGKNANTKVPIEIINAQSFNLVRGFSTIGQVIEVTAQIKPGLKERLNWEGFDEN
- a CDS encoding nickel-dependent hydrogenase large subunit, translated to MKNLEKEVSEVEKVSRKKIVFSPVTRLSGILSVKVTIDRNQVIDADASSTMFRGFEWIMKSRKVTDAVYMTQRVCGICSLAHGAIGSYLLDELYGNRISENAQYLRNIMYGADFLQNHIRQFYLFSLPDYVKMPNRPPFHGQNLLDARLSPSDNQRLVANYFESIKAAQQSHQILALFGGKAPHQHSFLHGGVAVAPTIDKINTALALLAKVHYFVSETMLADVKLISRVYSDYFEVGVTPCRLLSFGLWRFGERNEKYLWKGGALKGNQLTEIDIDLINEGIVNSWFEGEVDNNYDGELEPKPLKESAYSWIKTVKYGGEQFETGPLARLIINGLYKGGISTMDRIMARALETLLITELMEEWLLKLKPSNKAPIKQNKKPIKDEVIATNDAMRGGLLHSAKISDKEIIKYNIITPTVWNFSPKDAYGNLGPVENAMVGTKLRYPGDLYTILGRIIRSFDPCMSCATHVLDVEGNLKDKVVF
- a CDS encoding hydrogenase small subunit gives rise to the protein MRREQFVKECYRLRDNQDYGLSQHILSSVKGYRAKDNDKLPVLWLETSDSGDNNISFMNTSYPYLGQVFDEMIDLLYSNTFMAAQGRDAVDILNRVARYQKGEFTLVVEGAIPTKANGLYNIVIETEREKITALEVVKWLGGLAKYVVTIGTCASFGGPSAAKPNITGGVAVSEVLDREIIKVSGCPVNAEWFVGTLAHLLMYGQPEVDELGRPTLFYGYTIHRHCQRRSYFDRGNFAESLGDIECMFSQGCVGPKTYADCPYRQWINESWPIEANTPCIGCTNPDFPDGSTPFFTPLPEKRNEELGKRGQRGGEGE
- a CDS encoding hydrogenase maturation protease, with the protein product MGNLIMSDDGVGIHVLRELQKGNLAEDILLLEVGTSPLNYLEEISQSEKVIIIDAMRGGATAGSIYRLTEDNIKFNSNNTRDFHGYTLLNVVELARELTDLPINLIIYGVEPKSLDLGEKLSPDIKKSIPTLINLIIKEAREL
- a CDS encoding deoxynucleoside kinase, producing the protein MEGGNYVIVLGGMIGVGKTTYAEMIADHLDSNVFYESVDDNPLLDKFYHNKKRWAFALQIYFLNKRFKSIKEALIDRNNVLDRSIYEDALFARINYEEGNMSEAEFDCYIDLLNNMMEELEDMPKKSPDLFIYLQASFKTIEDRIQKRGRDFEQFDHNPELEDYMRNLHSKYDDWVFNHYDASEILVIDADRYDVTKQKDAKEVLFMIDRKLAELKKAEAIG
- a CDS encoding YegS/Rv2252/BmrU family lipid kinase translates to MKKVKLLYNPMSGNRRFPNFLDDFIDRFQRAGYEVNVFRSLKPGDIPIGLENIVEDEYDTIVAAGGDGTVNEVINKMLEDNIDIPLGIVPAGTANDFAAHLNMPFEFRECFDTILKGNIKEVDIGKVNDRYFINVCAGGLLSTVSHEIDRKFKNTLGKMAYYLKGIEQLPKLKPIPLKITTKEEKIEEEVYLFLILNSQGAGGFNKLAPMATIDDGLLEFVAVKARPLHEIAALFVKILQGEHLNDKNIIYLQDNYFKVECTDSTYDPHFSDVDGEKGPHLPLEISLEPRKLSVFANL
- a CDS encoding nuclease-related domain-containing protein; amino-acid sequence: MAILIKDKKQDNQTDYFNKVNQVIGKKRRLRKFLIGVILMSLGSVAIADYYYRYTPYYNYSLYGAISFMLLFIVALWVIGPKVYKYHTYHKNVEFKEREDKLDKRFKENLMDILGNDKFKVLNNVYLPCSDNYLQQIDTIIFGLNHIYVIKIMKASGIIGGMVGMEYWNFGKDKRIFNPYKSNQGNVEAVEELVYNLIFDKKIRIYNVVVNLELNSNFNLPDKGRFPIFDNLYDSLYWIKSKEQGNEEIISEKEQQKLIDYLLELHSKSLLAVEKNINNEVLRKYNLL
- a CDS encoding carbohydrate-binding protein, translating into MEEIKIEPFPVRAGQRVSIDYNGLLAKSGANQLYLHAGLTRQGGIWEDINDIEMNYSKGAWTAELEVPAEFEKFNFCFKDCADNWDNNNGKNWTYTIVHGQSLV
- a CDS encoding carbohydrate-binding protein, with protein sequence MEVRVDPQPISAGDIVKVTYSGLLAKSGAEEIYLHAGVAKQHQWSNISDIKMENRSGIWTANLQVQEGETFDFCFKDSADNWDNNNGYNWSYNIF
- a CDS encoding carbohydrate binding domain-containing protein, which encodes MDEVRVRPLPMHNGDVIEVRYNGLLAKSGADQVYLHTGLAYEYDWTNVQNIKMNKEENDWVVNVELKEPVKLKFCFKDSADNWDNNNGRNWSYTII